Below is a window of Candidatus Rickettsiella isopodorum DNA.
CATGCGAATTTTTTTGAAACGCTTATCGATAAAATGGGTTCAATTGATGGTGTCCTAATGGCGGTAGGTTTGATTGATAAATTAGACTATCAAAAAGTGATGGCTGCTAATTTTACCGGTCCTATTTCCTTTTTTGAGCTTTATGTTAAATATCTAACTATTCAAAAAAAAGGCTTTATTATTGGATTAAGTTCTGTAGCAGGAGATCGAGGACGGAAACCTAATTATGTTTATGGTGCTAGCAAAGCAGGGTTGACTACTTATTTACAAGGGTTACGTAATTATTTTTACCCTTCTAAAATACAAGTATTAACAATCAAGTTAGGGTTAATTGATACCAAAATGGTTTTCGGGGGAAAGTATCCACTTTATTTAGCAGCTAATCCAAAAAAAACAGCGATAAAAATTATACGGGCGTTA
It encodes the following:
- a CDS encoding SDR family NAD(P)-dependent oxidoreductase encodes the protein MQSILILGATSSIARACSEIFASRQCKLFLASRDIPELERIAVDLRIRYSIDVNYAFFDITQLHSHANFFETLIDKMGSIDGVLMAVGLIDKLDYQKVMAANFTGPISFFELYVKYLTIQKKGFIIGLSSVAGDRGRKPNYVYGASKAGLTTYLQGLRNYFYPSKIQVLTIKLGLIDTKMVFGGKYPLYLAANPKKTAIKIIRALDKGRESVYIPGVWRIIMLIIRFIPEKIFKCLSI